In Clostridium sp. DL-VIII, the following proteins share a genomic window:
- a CDS encoding type II CAAX endopeptidase family protein: MSIKRRLDKYKKVLYLISTFLFTWIFWIISFTSSSSHLNAIFRIVGSLMPSIVAIIFTNYFYGIRGLRELLKKLTIWKVNQFFYVFIFFYSVASFYIPSFICAIAGADYKIHIKNQIFGFNLDNPLSLLGCLLVILIFGGPLGEELGWRGLLLPTLQKKYTPLLSGIIVGVIWTCWHIPMFLFNIEGYDNFIIYLLQTISLSIIYTWIYNGVRGSLLIPILYHCIDDFIASICFPEFLNYLNMYSIIYWIIQLTVLSCIIFSITGKTSSKFQNFDFNKIG; the protein is encoded by the coding sequence ATGAGTATTAAAAGGAGGCTTGATAAATATAAAAAAGTATTATATTTAATTAGTACTTTTTTATTTACATGGATATTTTGGATTATTTCATTTACCTCAAGCAGTTCGCATTTGAATGCAATTTTTCGTATAGTAGGTTCATTAATGCCAAGTATTGTAGCTATAATTTTTACTAACTATTTTTATGGAATAAGAGGATTAAGAGAACTGTTAAAAAAGTTAACTATCTGGAAGGTTAATCAGTTTTTTTATGTTTTTATATTTTTTTATTCTGTAGCATCATTTTATATACCGTCTTTTATCTGCGCCATAGCAGGGGCAGACTATAAAATTCATATAAAAAATCAAATATTTGGTTTTAATCTTGATAATCCTTTATCATTATTAGGATGTTTATTAGTTATCTTAATTTTTGGAGGACCACTTGGTGAAGAACTTGGATGGAGAGGGCTTTTATTACCAACACTTCAAAAAAAGTATACTCCATTATTATCAGGTATAATAGTAGGAGTTATTTGGACTTGCTGGCACATACCAATGTTTTTGTTTAATATTGAGGGATATGATAATTTTATAATATATCTTCTACAAACTATTTCTTTAAGCATTATATATACATGGATTTATAACGGTGTAAGAGGAAGTTTGTTAATTCCAATTCTATATCATTGCATTGATGATTTTATTGCATCTATATGTTTTCCTGAATTTTTAAATTACCTTAATATGTATTCGATTATTTATTGGATAATTCAATTAACCGTCTTATCATGCATTATATTTAGCATAACTGGAAAAACATCAAGTAAATTTCAAAATTTTGATTTTAATAAGATTGGTTAA
- a CDS encoding phage tail tip lysozyme: MAENMNDNARYIYSFFKNKGWTSNSICGMLGNMQGESGIIADIDEISGGGGYGLVQWTQKSILTNWASQNGLDYKAVDTQCRRIQWELENGQQFYSTSAYPMNFSQFTQSTSTPTYLAEVFINNYERPVNRNQPQRGVWAEQWYSTLAGGTTPPPSGTTYTVQAGDTLSGIAAKFGVTVAQLQEWNGISNPNLIYVGQVLKVSAGSSGGTTTYTVQSGDTLSGIAAKFGTTVAQLQAWNGISNPNLIYVGQVLRVR; this comes from the coding sequence ATGGCAGAAAACATGAATGACAATGCACGATATATTTATTCTTTTTTTAAAAACAAGGGATGGACAAGTAATTCTATTTGCGGAATGCTTGGAAACATGCAAGGAGAATCTGGAATTATTGCAGATATAGATGAAATCAGCGGAGGTGGCGGATACGGTTTAGTACAGTGGACTCAAAAATCTATTCTTACTAATTGGGCAAGCCAAAATGGACTAGATTACAAGGCAGTTGATACACAATGCCGAAGAATACAATGGGAACTTGAAAATGGTCAGCAATTTTATTCAACAAGTGCTTATCCAATGAATTTTAGTCAATTCACTCAAAGTACAAGTACTCCTACTTATTTGGCAGAAGTATTTATAAATAACTATGAAAGACCTGTTAACCGCAACCAACCTCAAAGAGGTGTTTGGGCTGAGCAATGGTATAGTACCCTTGCAGGCGGAACTACTCCACCACCTAGTGGTACAACTTATACTGTTCAAGCCGGTGACACTTTGAGTGGAATTGCTGCAAAGTTTGGTGTTACAGTGGCTCAGCTTCAAGAATGGAATGGAATTTCAAACCCTAATCTAATCTATGTAGGACAGGTTCTTAAGGTATCTGCTGGAAGTTCTGGAGGAACTACCACCTATACTGTTCAATCTGGTGACACTTTAAGCGGAATCGCTGCAAAATTTGGAACTACAGTTGCTCAGCTTCAAGCATGGAATGGAATTTCAAATCCCAATCTAATCTATGTAGGACAAGTTTTGAGAGTAAGATAA
- a CDS encoding sigma-70 family RNA polymerase sigma factor, whose translation MPTNLLLSNIKTFHNNQEVFGDILTHFTSKIKYLSYKLKYPEAETDLIIYLYELLKVIDEQKFNTDKDILMYIYKCLNNKSISLFHKIAKDKESMTFTSEAETLDVIDCNEKDDEYSDIVFNDLISSLNPKQKELMFYKFYLQLSDIEIAKLFKITRQAVNKSLRKALETLRQELLN comes from the coding sequence ATGCCTACAAATTTATTATTATCTAATATCAAAACATTTCATAACAATCAAGAAGTTTTTGGAGATATTTTGACTCACTTTACCTCTAAGATTAAATATCTAAGCTATAAACTAAAATATCCCGAAGCAGAAACAGATCTCATCATATATTTATACGAACTTTTAAAAGTAATAGATGAACAAAAATTTAATACGGATAAAGATATATTAATGTACATTTATAAATGTCTTAATAACAAGTCTATATCATTATTTCATAAGATAGCTAAAGATAAAGAATCAATGACTTTTACATCTGAAGCAGAGACATTAGATGTAATCGACTGCAATGAAAAAGATGATGAATATTCAGACATAGTTTTTAACGATCTGATTTCATCACTAAATCCTAAACAAAAGGAACTTATGTTTTATAAGTTCTATTTACAATTATCAGATATAGAAATTGCAAAACTATTTAAGATAACAAGACAAGCTGTGAATAAATCTCTAAGAAAGGCTTTAGAGACATTAAGACAAGAATTATTAAATTAG
- a CDS encoding EFR1 family ferrodoxin (N-terminal region resembles flavodoxins. C-terminal ferrodoxin region binds two 4Fe-4S clusters.), translating to MGNRIYFFTGTGNSLKVTEEIAKKLPECKIIAINRGVETEIQGDFERIGFVFPVYYWGLPVMVADFLRKANFKEQGSTYYFAIATYGGMPGNAIPMTGSLLKDNGIHLNYNAGIKMFGNAITHYNMSKNVEKITEKSNEKMVSIVNDIENKIIKKTGSSNRFINHVYINKITKINTIDIGFNVNSSCTSCGICKNVCPAKNITLEDNKPVFHHQCESCLACIQHCPKQAINYKDKTQKRRRYTHPQIGAEKLMQYYT from the coding sequence AACTGAAGAGATAGCGAAGAAGTTACCAGAGTGCAAAATTATAGCCATAAATAGAGGAGTAGAAACTGAAATACAAGGGGATTTTGAACGTATAGGCTTTGTTTTTCCGGTATATTATTGGGGCTTGCCAGTTATGGTCGCAGATTTCTTACGAAAAGCCAATTTCAAAGAGCAAGGATCTACGTATTACTTTGCCATAGCTACATATGGGGGAATGCCAGGCAACGCAATTCCAATGACAGGTTCTTTACTTAAGGACAATGGAATTCATTTAAATTATAATGCTGGAATTAAAATGTTTGGAAATGCTATAACTCATTACAATATGAGCAAAAATGTTGAAAAGATTACTGAAAAATCAAATGAAAAGATGGTATCAATTGTTAATGATATAGAAAATAAGATAATAAAGAAGACAGGCTCTAGTAACAGATTTATCAATCATGTTTATATTAATAAAATTACTAAAATTAATACAATAGATATAGGATTTAACGTAAATAGCAGCTGTACTTCATGTGGCATATGCAAGAATGTATGCCCTGCTAAAAATATAACTTTGGAGGATAACAAACCTGTATTTCATCACCAATGTGAAAGTTGTCTTGCATGTATTCAACATTGTCCAAAGCAGGCAATTAATTATAAGGATAAGACTCAAAAACGAAGACGTTATACTCATCCTCAAATAGGAGCTGAAAAACTTATGCAGTACTACACATAA
- a CDS encoding sigma-70 family RNA polymerase sigma factor, with protein sequence MNTKMYDVIKLAQMSNKEAMQFLIDKFMPIILKYQYKLGYAEARTDLIIEFIQVIDKLDLCKFDSEKEGTLVVYINKALISRRINLLKKHIINGKQSSEICIDIIPDRGVKDNKFDNFLVKEILSKEIITDKQRSILINRYLRDKSDAEIAFDLKISRQAVCENRTRAISRIRDYLNAV encoded by the coding sequence ATGAATACTAAAATGTATGATGTAATAAAATTGGCACAGATGAGTAATAAAGAGGCTATGCAATTTCTAATTGATAAATTTATGCCTATAATATTAAAGTATCAATATAAGTTAGGATACGCTGAAGCAAGAACAGATTTGATAATAGAATTTATACAAGTAATAGATAAGCTTGATCTATGTAAATTCGATAGTGAAAAAGAGGGAACGTTAGTGGTATATATAAATAAAGCTTTAATTAGTAGACGTATAAATCTATTAAAAAAACATATTATAAATGGGAAGCAGAGCTCAGAAATATGTATTGATATTATTCCAGATAGAGGCGTAAAAGATAATAAATTCGATAATTTTTTAGTAAAAGAAATTCTTTCCAAAGAAATAATTACAGATAAACAAAGGTCTATTTTAATTAATCGATATTTAAGAGATAAGAGTGATGCGGAGATTGCTTTTGACTTAAAAATAAGCAGACAAGCTGTATGTGAAAATAGAACAAGAGCTATTTCAAGAATAAGAGACTATCTAAATGCTGTTTAG
- a CDS encoding BhlA/UviB family holin-like peptide: protein MMDELIKTAATQGIWVMLSCVLIVYILKAQETRDLKQEEREKNYQEIIKQLTDRLNTLDSINSTISEIKNKIN, encoded by the coding sequence ATTATGGATGAATTGATAAAAACCGCTGCAACTCAGGGAATCTGGGTAATGCTTAGCTGTGTACTTATAGTATACATACTAAAAGCACAGGAAACTAGGGATCTAAAACAGGAAGAAAGGGAAAAAAATTATCAAGAGATAATAAAGCAGCTTACGGACAGATTAAATACTTTAGATTCAATAAATTCAACTATTAGTGAAATAAAAAATAAAATTAATTAG
- a CDS encoding GNAT family N-acetyltransferase — MIRVATADDILEIENIYNEILDYEEETVSYTNWKKGLYPTADYAKSAIDNSTMFVGEDEKGMYGSVVLNSVKPKEYDNISWGIQAKPSEIMVIHTLCIRPFASGKGKARIMMEFIEKYAKEKGYKVIRLDTYEGNIPAATLYPKIGYRYVGTTKFHFQNVIWENLKCFEKAL; from the coding sequence ATGATTAGAGTTGCTACGGCAGATGATATTTTGGAAATAGAAAATATATATAATGAGATCCTGGATTATGAAGAAGAAACAGTGTCTTATACCAATTGGAAAAAGGGGCTTTATCCAACAGCTGATTATGCTAAAAGTGCTATTGATAATAGTACAATGTTTGTTGGAGAAGATGAAAAAGGAATGTATGGCAGTGTAGTGCTTAATAGTGTTAAGCCAAAAGAGTATGATAATATTTCATGGGGAATACAGGCAAAGCCAAGCGAAATCATGGTCATCCATACTTTATGTATTAGGCCGTTTGCAAGTGGAAAGGGCAAAGCAAGAATAATGATGGAATTTATTGAGAAATATGCTAAAGAGAAAGGATATAAAGTTATTCGTCTTGACACTTATGAGGGCAATATTCCAGCTGCGACACTATATCCTAAGATTGGATATCGTTATGTAGGTACAACAAAATTTCATTTTCAAAATGTAATATGGGAAAATTTAAAATGTTTTGAAAAGGCATTATAA
- a CDS encoding TetR/AcrR family transcriptional regulator — protein MINKEYAVNKTDNIPQPNDNNSKSLRADAKQNREQILDAAYKIFSEKGTSIPISEIARQAGVGIGTVYRHFPNKEALFEAVNISYKQQLTQRAKSLINNIDPGEAFFNFFIHIIEDGFTNKALKDALNTRITDFDVLQDFQSTFSTLLTKAQKAKAVREDIDIKDLITLIMSLLLAIDQRKGDLDTEQFNKLLSIVSDGLRYKDTNDKSK, from the coding sequence ATGATAAATAAAGAGTACGCTGTAAACAAAACAGACAATATTCCACAGCCTAATGACAATAATTCAAAATCCTTACGAGCGGATGCAAAACAAAATAGAGAGCAGATACTTGATGCGGCATATAAGATTTTTTCTGAAAAAGGGACGTCAATTCCTATAAGTGAAATTGCTCGTCAGGCTGGTGTAGGCATCGGTACAGTATACCGCCATTTTCCGAACAAAGAAGCACTGTTTGAGGCAGTCAATATTAGTTATAAACAGCAACTTACACAAAGAGCTAAGTCTCTTATTAATAATATTGATCCAGGTGAAGCTTTTTTTAATTTCTTTATACATATCATAGAAGATGGATTTACTAACAAGGCCTTAAAAGATGCTTTAAATACCAGAATAACAGATTTTGATGTGTTGCAGGATTTTCAGTCAACATTTTCCACTCTTCTCACCAAGGCTCAGAAAGCCAAGGCTGTACGTGAAGATATAGATATAAAAGATTTAATCACCCTCATAATGAGTCTTTTGTTAGCTATAGATCAGCGTAAAGGTGATTTAGATACAGAACAGTTCAATAAATTACTTTCCATTGTTAGCGATGGACTTCGTTATAAAGATACCAATGATAAGTCAAAGTAA
- a CDS encoding DEAD/DEAH box helicase: MDKSLKELIAIFTEAGFKIDYEIAPKKKLSEDNIKNQEVWYTKFIEDKYKALWNLGFTNEEEWMSETISFLYFIVNKLIKEISRKPDIEITREDTELFLEYEEIEEIKNRVPFSIGMEFINDEWISQVWNETADIFRREIAKFKGTVQEYLIERNTNINVAGRVFFHLVENKEDHYPFAFLATYSTENKEAGRRKAKHMPLKNALLEYKEDKEKLLKLMGTISKAADKSDFISSLMESGELFSPLKFTKDDAYSLLKEIPIYEEAGIMCRIPNWWRKKNNFLRISVSIGEKEPAKVGMDALLSFEPEIFFGDEKISKEELKKLLLEAEGLALIKGKWIEIDKDKLKEVLEAYEKADTLAKADGLTIAEAMRMELNAGEKLGINETSVDLEVSNGTWLKKIRDTMKNPDILKENTPSTSFKASLRPYQKTGFSWLTYMQKLGFGACLADDMGLGKTVQIIAFLEKIRVESGGKALLIIPASLIGNWQKEIEKFAPEMKIAVLHGKETSIELGEEDSPFLYITTYGMASRLEEIREITWDILILDEAQAIKNPGTKQTKTIKQIKAKTKIAMTGTPIENRLSDLWSLFDFLDAGLLGTVKEFTNFTKTLRENNSNYAKLKNIINPFILRRLKTDKSVIADLPEKIEIKEYASLSKKQIVLYNKLVKELEAKLNNSEGIERKGLVLGNIIKFKQICNHPDQYLGLEEYKLDNSGKFEQLKDICENIYEKREKVLVFTQFKEMTEPISAFLESIFNRKGLVLHGGTSVKKRSEMVEAFNGEEYIPYMILSLKAGGVGLNLTSANHVIHFDRWWNPAVENQATDRAFRIGQTKNVMVHKFVTKGTIEEKIDLMIEEKQKLAGDIIASSGESWITELDNKELMELFKLGGDK, translated from the coding sequence TTGGATAAGAGTCTTAAAGAACTAATAGCAATTTTTACAGAGGCAGGTTTTAAAATAGATTACGAGATAGCTCCTAAGAAAAAATTATCAGAAGATAATATAAAGAATCAGGAAGTGTGGTATACAAAATTTATAGAAGATAAATATAAGGCATTATGGAACCTTGGTTTTACGAATGAAGAAGAATGGATGTCAGAAACTATAAGTTTTTTATACTTTATAGTAAATAAATTAATAAAAGAGATTTCAAGAAAGCCTGATATAGAGATAACTCGTGAGGATACTGAATTATTTTTGGAATATGAAGAAATTGAAGAAATTAAGAATAGAGTACCTTTTTCAATAGGAATGGAATTTATAAATGATGAATGGATTTCGCAGGTGTGGAATGAAACAGCAGATATATTCAGAAGAGAAATTGCTAAATTTAAAGGTACTGTACAGGAATATCTAATAGAAAGAAATACAAATATAAATGTTGCTGGAAGGGTATTTTTTCACTTAGTTGAAAACAAGGAGGACCATTATCCATTTGCATTTTTGGCTACATATTCAACAGAAAATAAAGAAGCAGGAAGACGTAAAGCTAAACATATGCCTTTGAAAAATGCCTTATTAGAATATAAAGAAGATAAAGAGAAACTTCTTAAGCTCATGGGAACAATAAGTAAGGCAGCAGACAAAAGTGATTTCATATCAAGTCTCATGGAAAGCGGAGAATTATTTTCACCACTTAAATTTACAAAAGATGATGCATATAGCCTTTTGAAAGAGATTCCTATTTATGAGGAAGCAGGAATAATGTGCAGAATACCAAACTGGTGGAGAAAGAAAAATAATTTCCTAAGGATTTCAGTTTCAATTGGTGAAAAAGAACCAGCAAAGGTTGGAATGGATGCATTATTATCCTTTGAACCAGAAATATTCTTTGGAGATGAAAAGATATCTAAGGAAGAGCTTAAAAAATTACTTTTAGAAGCAGAAGGGTTAGCCTTAATTAAAGGGAAATGGATAGAAATAGATAAAGATAAATTAAAAGAAGTATTAGAGGCATATGAAAAGGCTGACACCTTAGCTAAAGCTGATGGATTAACTATTGCAGAGGCCATGCGTATGGAGCTTAATGCAGGAGAAAAACTTGGAATAAATGAAACTTCTGTGGATCTAGAAGTATCAAATGGAACTTGGCTTAAGAAGATACGTGATACTATGAAAAATCCAGATATTTTAAAAGAAAATACTCCAAGTACAAGTTTTAAAGCTTCCTTAAGACCATATCAAAAAACAGGATTTTCCTGGCTTACTTATATGCAAAAATTAGGTTTTGGAGCATGTTTAGCTGATGATATGGGACTTGGTAAAACTGTACAGATTATTGCTTTTCTCGAGAAAATCAGAGTTGAAAGTGGGGGAAAAGCACTTCTCATTATTCCAGCTTCATTAATAGGCAACTGGCAGAAAGAAATAGAGAAGTTTGCGCCTGAAATGAAAATAGCTGTCCTTCATGGAAAAGAAACATCTATAGAGTTAGGTGAAGAAGATAGCCCATTTTTATATATAACTACTTATGGTATGGCAAGTCGTTTAGAAGAAATAAGAGAGATTACTTGGGATATATTGATCTTAGATGAAGCACAGGCTATAAAAAATCCAGGAACAAAGCAAACTAAGACCATAAAGCAAATTAAAGCTAAAACAAAAATAGCAATGACAGGTACGCCTATAGAAAACAGACTTTCTGATCTTTGGTCATTATTTGATTTTTTAGATGCTGGGCTTTTGGGTACTGTTAAAGAATTTACAAACTTTACAAAGACCTTAAGAGAAAATAATAGTAACTATGCAAAACTTAAGAATATTATAAATCCATTTATATTAAGAAGATTAAAGACAGATAAAAGTGTTATAGCAGATCTTCCAGAAAAAATAGAAATAAAAGAGTATGCATCTTTAAGTAAAAAGCAGATCGTGTTATATAATAAACTTGTAAAAGAGCTGGAAGCAAAATTAAATAATTCAGAAGGAATTGAAAGAAAAGGCCTTGTACTTGGAAATATCATAAAATTCAAACAAATATGTAATCATCCAGATCAATATTTAGGACTTGAAGAATATAAGCTAGATAATAGTGGAAAATTTGAGCAGCTTAAAGACATCTGTGAAAATATATATGAAAAGAGAGAAAAAGTGCTTGTGTTTACTCAATTTAAGGAAATGACAGAGCCAATATCAGCATTCCTTGAAAGTATTTTTAATAGAAAAGGCTTAGTACTTCATGGAGGCACTTCCGTTAAGAAAAGAAGTGAAATGGTTGAAGCCTTTAATGGAGAAGAGTACATTCCATATATGATACTTTCGCTTAAAGCAGGTGGAGTTGGCTTAAATCTTACAAGTGCTAATCATGTAATTCATTTTGACAGATGGTGGAATCCAGCTGTTGAAAATCAGGCTACAGATAGAGCTTTCCGTATAGGGCAGACTAAAAATGTAATGGTACATAAGTTTGTAACAAAAGGAACCATTGAAGAAAAAATAGACTTAATGATAGAAGAAAAACAAAAATTAGCTGGAGATATAATAGCTTCATCAGGTGAAAGTTGGATTACAGAGCTTGATAATAAGGAACTTATGGAATTATTTAAGTTAGGTGGTGATAAATAA
- a CDS encoding leucine-rich repeat domain-containing protein has translation MKKSKITKLLAGTLLMVSVLALNPIAASAEWKQDNNGWWYTEGNSWARGWRAIDGSLYYFKANGYMVNNAGNMFFDQEDGLNSSGQFANVTISGDWAFCRSTGKIVAYLGSQSIINIPDKIDNITVTGIGAFAFASTKTANVTIPSTVTTIGAGAFAGCTLLTNITIPNGVRTISDHAFADCRSLTNITIPSSVSKMGNDIFLDCLSLTDATIQNGLTLLSSGTFSNCIKLTNIALPNSITAIGESTFENCISLKNITIPSGVTTIYNTAFSHCINLTSLTLPEGLTSIGMGAFKDCTSLTSITIPNSVQTIKTHENGPLNTVIVTNLFEGCSNVKVYVKSEATKQLLVGCGVSANQIIVAS, from the coding sequence ATGAAAAAATCAAAAATAACAAAATTGTTAGCTGGTACATTATTGATGGTATCAGTCCTAGCATTAAATCCAATAGCCGCAAGTGCAGAGTGGAAACAGGATAACAATGGCTGGTGGTATACTGAAGGGAATTCATGGGCTAGAGGCTGGAGAGCAATCGATGGAAGTTTATATTACTTTAAGGCAAACGGATATATGGTAAATAATGCTGGTAATATGTTTTTTGACCAAGAAGATGGATTAAACAGTAGTGGTCAATTTGCAAATGTAACAATAAGTGGTGACTGGGCTTTTTGCAGATCAACAGGTAAAATAGTGGCATATTTAGGCTCTCAAAGCATTATAAATATTCCAGACAAGATCGATAATATTACAGTAACAGGTATAGGGGCTTTTGCATTTGCCTCTACTAAAACAGCAAATGTAACAATTCCTAGTACAGTAACAACTATAGGAGCAGGTGCATTTGCTGGTTGTACACTTTTAACAAACATAACAATACCAAACGGTGTAAGAACCATTTCTGACCATGCATTTGCAGATTGCAGAAGCTTAACTAATATAACAATACCAAGCAGCGTATCAAAAATGGGTAATGATATCTTTCTTGATTGCTTAAGTTTAACAGATGCAACAATACAAAATGGGCTAACTTTGTTAAGTTCTGGTACATTTTCTAATTGTATTAAATTAACAAATATAGCACTTCCAAATAGTATAACAGCCATAGGGGAAAGTACCTTTGAAAACTGTATAAGTTTAAAAAACATAACTATTCCAAGTGGTGTAACAACCATATATAATACAGCCTTTTCCCACTGCATTAATTTGACAAGCTTAACACTTCCTGAAGGTCTAACATCCATAGGAATGGGGGCATTCAAAGACTGTACTAGTTTAACTAGCATAACAATTCCAAATAGTGTTCAAACCATAAAAACTCATGAGAATGGTCCTTTGAATACTGTAATAGTAACTAATCTATTTGAAGGCTGCAGTAATGTTAAAGTTTATGTAAAGAGTGAAGCAACAAAACAGCTTTTAGTTGGTTGTGGGGTAAGCGCAAACCAGATCATTGTAGCATCTTAA
- a CDS encoding SWIM zinc finger family protein, whose protein sequence is MGYYGWYKPESAADKAKKNQKSLEKLRKTNPHISPIIISGNQIASKWWGKAWNKNLENYADFKNRISRGKTYVKSGAVLDLKISEGKVEAIVQGSSSKPYNVTISIDKLDKKNWEKVKQLCNRKIDTLETLLLGSFPKEFDEMFSNSRNGIFPSPKEIHFKCTCPDSARMCKHIAAVLYGVGSKLDEDPVLFFKLRAIDFQDLLKKSMEDKMQSMLKNADKKSDRVIADAEVFDLFGV, encoded by the coding sequence ATGGGATATTACGGTTGGTATAAGCCAGAATCAGCAGCAGATAAAGCTAAAAAGAATCAAAAAAGTCTTGAAAAACTTAGAAAAACAAATCCTCATATATCACCTATAATTATAAGTGGAAATCAGATAGCATCAAAATGGTGGGGAAAAGCCTGGAATAAGAATTTAGAGAATTATGCAGATTTTAAAAATAGAATAAGCAGAGGAAAAACTTATGTAAAAAGTGGTGCAGTGCTTGATTTAAAGATTTCAGAAGGAAAAGTAGAAGCAATAGTTCAAGGAAGCAGTTCAAAGCCTTATAATGTTACAATTTCTATTGATAAGTTAGATAAAAAGAATTGGGAAAAAGTTAAACAGCTTTGTAATAGAAAAATAGATACTTTAGAAACACTTCTTTTGGGGAGTTTTCCTAAAGAATTTGATGAAATGTTTAGTAATTCAAGAAATGGAATATTTCCAAGTCCAAAAGAAATTCATTTTAAATGTACATGTCCTGATTCAGCAAGAATGTGCAAACATATTGCAGCAGTACTATATGGAGTTGGTTCAAAATTAGATGAAGATCCTGTATTATTTTTTAAGCTGCGTGCTATTGATTTTCAGGACCTTCTTAAAAAGTCGATGGAAGATAAAATGCAAAGTATGCTGAAAAATGCAGATAAGAAGAGTGATCGTGTTATAGCCGACGCTGAAGTTTTTGATTTATTCGGAGTATAA
- a CDS encoding phosphoglycerate mutase family protein codes for MKKTSILTLIIILIVVASVACGLKFFFQNNHVAESKSSGSMYESNDTKSLKPRQIILIRHGEKENSDGSVQDVDLSSNGYKRANELSDFFKNHLPDNISKPDAIIAMKQKNNKHSNRPIETVTPLSKALNIPIIANSKQSDINQAVNDINKFGEDKVVLVCWEHKSLTKIAKLLGAPVNSWGYNPQAKKDDDKNYDAIWVITKISATKAELEVYKEFSVLDNGQISYDGVSNLPLFKQDF; via the coding sequence ATGAAAAAAACTTCTATATTAACTTTAATTATAATTTTAATAGTTGTTGCTTCAGTAGCTTGCGGATTGAAGTTCTTTTTTCAAAATAATCATGTAGCAGAATCGAAATCATCTGGTTCTATGTACGAGAGCAATGATACCAAAAGTCTAAAACCAAGACAAATCATACTTATTCGTCATGGAGAAAAAGAAAATTCAGATGGTTCAGTACAGGATGTTGATCTTTCTTCTAACGGATATAAAAGAGCAAATGAGCTTTCTGATTTCTTCAAGAATCATCTTCCTGATAATATTAGTAAACCGGATGCTATCATAGCTATGAAGCAAAAGAATAATAAACATAGTAACAGACCAATTGAAACAGTTACTCCACTGTCAAAAGCACTTAATATACCAATAATAGCAAACTCCAAACAGTCAGATATCAATCAAGCTGTTAACGACATTAACAAATTTGGTGAAGATAAAGTAGTGCTTGTGTGTTGGGAGCATAAATCCCTTACTAAGATAGCTAAATTACTAGGAGCACCTGTAAATAGCTGGGGATATAATCCTCAAGCAAAAAAAGATGATGATAAAAATTATGATGCAATTTGGGTAATAACTAAAATAAGTGCTACAAAAGCTGAATTAGAAGTATACAAAGAATTTTCAGTTCTTGACAATGGACAAATATCATATGATGGGGTGTCAAATTTACCATTGTTTAAACAAGATTTTTAA